TATCACTCTCTCTTTACCAATTTTAAACAGACGCTGTAATTTCCAGACAAACAGAGGCACTACGTTCCTGAACAATAAGGCGCGCTGTGCAGCATCTGTAATCTCAGCCATCTCATTTGAAGGAAGACCTATATATAGATAGTTTTCATACCTACCGAAAACCATACCCATATTAATATCATAAGCATACCTTGAGAAAACATCTTGCAAATCGATGCTGAACCCTTCTTCGGCTACATGAGCTAGAAATGGTACTAACTGTTCTTCTACCACCTTACGGCTAGTGTTAGCAACTTGAGCTTTAAATTCTCCTAATCTAAACCCTGCATGAGCCAGTTTCCTCCGTAGTCTCCAAGTATCAGAATCCACATTAAAAATCCCAACACCAAGTGCAtcgaaaatttccttgaaactttcTCCTTTTGGGAAATTGGAGAAGTTGGTTTTGAGTATATATTCCAAGTTCTTAGGGTGACAGGTTACTAGAAATCTATAGTTTGAGAACATGGGTCCATCCATATAAAATGAACCTCTGCCAAGTGAACGAAAAGCTTCTGTCATCAGGGCCGTCTTACAGTATTTGGGTACCTTAGGCGACAAATAAAAATTGGGCCTTTTTTAGACTACTGAATAACCGATGCATTACACAAAAATATTTACCTGATAGCACAAAAGACGTACCTGATAACACATGATGATATGAGTATAATATTACCAAACATTTATCATTTTGTTCAAGAAGATACAATACTAGTAATGGACGTAAAGATCGACCTTTTCGCATTTACGGATGCGAACTCATTTATAATACTATCATAGTCAATACTACTTAGCATATCTGCTTCAATGGATAACATCGCTAGTCCGTTTAATCTTTCTTGAGACATCGTTGATCGAAGGTAGGATTTGATCAACTTTAACTTCGAAAAACTTCTTTCTGCAGATGCAACTGTAACAGGGATTGTCAATAAAATTCTATATGAAATAGACGCATTTGAATAGCAGCCACCCATATTTGTTAAGAAACTCAACACGTCAATAGCCTTTTTTGTTTCGTTAGGCAAAAAACTTCGCAAAACCTTCAACTCCGTATATAACTCATCCCCATTGATATCGAATTCCATTTCATAGCTTAGGTACTTTTCAAGTTTCACACAAGAATTCCGTAAGGTACTATCATCAAGAGACCTTAATTTTTCTATATTAAACAAAAATCCATAAGTTTCCTCGTATGCTTGAAATTGTTTAAACCTACGTTTGAGAGAAGAAATAACCTGGTCCATTATAAAAATGAAGTATTCAATTCGGAAGGATTCCATACCTTGCAGCTCTATTAAGGCATCTCGTATTTCGGGAGCTTGAAATCGGATTGCTTTGATAGCTTCTATATGACTCTCCCACCGAGTATCTGATAATGGTTTAACCGTAAGACCTTTTACATGTTTCTTAAACACCGTCCAACGTTTTGTAGATCCTGAGAAGAAGTTATATATATGTTGCACCACTTGGAAAAAGGAGACTGCTCTAGGACATGAACTGGCCATATCACAAAGTGCAAGGTTAAGACTATGACAAGCACATGGCATATAAAAAGCTCGAGGATTTACCTTTAGTAGTCTCTTTTGCACCCCTTTATTCTTTCCGGTCATATTAGCTCCATTATCGTACCCTTGCCCTCTAACATTACAATTTTATCTTTCACATGACGTGCCAACAATGCGATTAATTCATTTTGGATTGAAGGACCAAGATAATGATGATAAACTTCATGGTTTTTAATACGTCGAAGATGTTCTTGCATTACCAAATCGAACTCGGCAATCATATCAAAATTCTAAATTTCTAATTAACAACACAATTCAAGATAAATTCATGTCAAAATTCTAATTAACGCCTAAACCCACGATTGTTAACTGTTGGTTGTTCCTTAACCTCCTTTTTACAATCAAAATTTATAAATACCCCAAATTTTGGTTCACAACTCTCAAACCCTAACAAAATTACTCAATCATTAATCATTCAAAATTCTAA
Above is a genomic segment from Papaver somniferum cultivar HN1 chromosome 10, ASM357369v1, whole genome shotgun sequence containing:
- the LOC113317158 gene encoding uncharacterized protein LOC113317158 gives rise to the protein MPCACHSLNLALCDMASSCPRAVSFFQVVQHIYNFFSGSTKRWTVFKKHVKGLTVKPLSDTRWESHIEAIKAIRFQAPEIRDALIELQEKLRSLDDSTLRNSCVKLEKYLSYEMEFDINGDELYTELKVLRSFLPNETKKAIDVLSFLTNMGGCYSNASISYRILLTIPVTVASAERSFSKLKLIKSYLRSTMSQERLNGLAMLSIEADMLSSIDYDSIINEFASVNAKRSIFTSITSIVSS